One window of Botrimarina mediterranea genomic DNA carries:
- the purL gene encoding phosphoribosylformylglycinamidine synthase subunit PurL — translation MLWEVDVLPADGRPDRAAERLVEAAAHAGFTGLAVATARGFLIEGDALDEAAAQRIADGVFTDSVVELRRVGKVDCEHLASAPARMTAAAKLVQVLPKVGVMDPTAQSAEQAIADLGFAGSRVRTLRKYWVAGLDDSRLAELGRKLLANDAIEQFVIGPLGIEHLPSGAPYKFELKHVTLSGLDDDALMRLSKSQQLYLQLAEMQTIQRYFGDLNREPTDIELETIAQTWSEHCSHKTLAGRIAYRDENGERRFESMLKETIFAATKQLQAQWGADDWCVSVFKDNAGIVRFDETDNVCFKVETHNHPSALEPYGGANTGLGGVIRDTLGTGLGAKPIASTDVFCFAPPDTADDSLPQGVLAPRRVMNGVVEGVRDYGNRMGIPTVNGAICFDERYLGNPLVFCGNVGLIPHEMSFGKPQPNDLAVAIGGRTGRDGIHGATFSSAELTHESESLSGGAVQIGNAVEEKKVADVLLAARDRGLYNAVTDCGAGGFSSAIGEMGEEIGAEVWLEKAPLKYYGLSYTEIWISEAQERMVVSVSDDKWEELRQLCESEGVEATAIARFTPTGNLKLTYHGETVGELPMALLHNGRPPVVREATYTPPAVTPFEAPKRGDFTEDLHKILGSLNVASKEWVIRQYDHEVQSGSVVKPLVGIHSDGPGDAAIVRPKLTSRRGVVIGCGINPRYGDLDAYHMAASAIDEAMRNCVAVGADPSRIALLDNFCWGDCEKSQTLGSLVRAALACHDLAIALEAPFVSGKDSLNNEFSYFDASGAKQTIAIPPTLLISAMGQIDDVANAVTMDLKRAGSVLFVVGVTHNEMGGSHLGLVNDLTGGDVPKVDPAGAKQTFAALHAAIKQGLVLACHDASEGGLAVAFAEMAFAGGVAIEADLASAPLAGEYANDYDRMAAALFSESNTRFVCEVAEEDAERFMACLVAVPHALVGRTFDENGFRLKWNGVRVVESGLASLKEAWQAPLRMA, via the coding sequence ATGCTCTGGGAAGTTGACGTGTTGCCGGCCGATGGCCGCCCCGACCGCGCCGCCGAGCGCCTGGTGGAAGCCGCCGCGCACGCGGGTTTTACGGGCTTGGCGGTCGCGACCGCGCGGGGCTTTCTGATCGAGGGCGACGCGCTCGACGAAGCCGCCGCCCAGCGCATCGCCGACGGCGTGTTCACCGATTCGGTCGTGGAGCTGCGCCGCGTCGGCAAGGTCGATTGCGAGCACCTCGCCTCGGCGCCCGCTCGGATGACGGCCGCCGCGAAGCTTGTGCAGGTGCTGCCGAAGGTGGGCGTCATGGACCCCACCGCGCAGAGCGCCGAGCAAGCGATCGCCGACCTCGGCTTCGCCGGCTCGCGCGTTAGGACGCTTCGCAAGTACTGGGTTGCCGGCCTCGACGATTCGCGACTGGCGGAGTTGGGCCGCAAGCTGCTGGCGAACGACGCCATCGAACAGTTCGTGATTGGCCCGCTGGGGATCGAGCACCTGCCGAGCGGCGCGCCGTACAAGTTTGAGCTGAAGCACGTCACACTCAGCGGCCTCGACGACGACGCGTTGATGCGGCTTAGCAAGTCGCAGCAGCTCTACCTGCAACTCGCCGAGATGCAGACGATCCAGCGTTACTTCGGTGACTTGAATCGCGAGCCGACCGACATCGAACTCGAAACGATCGCCCAAACATGGAGCGAGCACTGCAGCCACAAGACGCTCGCCGGCCGCATCGCTTACCGCGACGAGAACGGCGAGCGGCGTTTCGAGAGCATGCTCAAGGAGACGATCTTCGCCGCCACCAAGCAGCTGCAGGCCCAGTGGGGCGCGGACGACTGGTGCGTCAGCGTCTTCAAAGACAACGCGGGCATCGTCCGCTTCGACGAGACCGACAACGTCTGCTTTAAGGTCGAGACCCACAACCACCCGTCCGCGCTGGAGCCCTACGGCGGCGCCAACACGGGCCTCGGCGGCGTGATCCGTGACACGCTCGGCACAGGCCTCGGCGCGAAGCCGATCGCTTCGACCGATGTCTTCTGCTTCGCCCCGCCGGACACGGCTGACGACTCGCTGCCGCAAGGCGTGCTCGCTCCGCGGCGCGTGATGAACGGCGTCGTTGAGGGCGTGCGCGACTACGGCAATCGGATGGGCATCCCCACCGTCAACGGCGCCATCTGCTTCGATGAGCGCTACCTCGGCAACCCGCTGGTGTTCTGCGGCAACGTCGGCCTGATCCCGCACGAGATGTCGTTCGGCAAGCCCCAGCCGAATGATCTGGCCGTGGCGATCGGCGGCCGTACGGGCCGTGACGGCATCCACGGCGCCACGTTTAGCAGCGCCGAGCTGACGCATGAGAGCGAGTCCCTCTCCGGCGGCGCCGTGCAGATCGGTAACGCGGTCGAAGAGAAGAAGGTCGCCGACGTGCTGCTCGCCGCCCGCGACCGCGGCCTCTACAACGCCGTGACCGATTGCGGCGCCGGCGGCTTCTCGAGCGCCATCGGCGAGATGGGCGAAGAGATCGGCGCCGAGGTGTGGCTCGAAAAGGCGCCGCTGAAGTACTACGGTCTTTCGTACACCGAGATTTGGATCTCCGAAGCGCAAGAGCGGATGGTCGTCTCGGTTTCGGACGACAAGTGGGAAGAGCTTCGTCAACTCTGCGAGTCCGAAGGGGTCGAAGCGACGGCAATCGCACGCTTCACGCCAACGGGCAACCTCAAGCTCACCTATCACGGGGAGACCGTCGGCGAGTTGCCGATGGCGCTGCTGCACAACGGCCGTCCGCCGGTGGTGCGCGAAGCGACCTACACGCCGCCAGCGGTGACGCCGTTCGAGGCGCCCAAGCGCGGCGACTTCACCGAGGACCTGCACAAGATTCTCGGTTCGCTGAACGTCGCCAGCAAAGAGTGGGTCATCCGTCAGTACGACCACGAGGTGCAGTCGGGGAGCGTGGTGAAGCCGCTGGTGGGTATCCACTCCGACGGCCCCGGCGATGCCGCCATCGTCCGGCCGAAGCTCACGAGCCGCCGCGGCGTCGTGATCGGTTGTGGCATCAACCCGCGCTACGGCGACCTTGATGCGTACCACATGGCCGCCAGCGCCATCGACGAGGCGATGCGGAACTGCGTGGCCGTGGGCGCCGACCCATCGCGGATCGCACTGCTCGACAACTTCTGTTGGGGCGACTGCGAGAAGTCGCAGACGCTCGGCTCGCTCGTTCGCGCGGCGCTCGCGTGCCACGACCTGGCGATCGCCCTGGAGGCGCCCTTCGTCAGCGGCAAGGACAGCCTCAACAACGAGTTCAGCTACTTCGATGCGAGCGGCGCCAAGCAGACGATCGCCATCCCGCCGACGCTGCTGATCAGCGCGATGGGCCAGATCGACGACGTCGCCAATGCCGTGACGATGGACCTCAAGCGCGCCGGCAGCGTCCTGTTCGTCGTTGGCGTCACGCACAACGAGATGGGCGGCTCGCACCTGGGGCTGGTGAACGACCTCACCGGCGGCGACGTGCCGAAGGTGGACCCGGCGGGCGCGAAGCAGACGTTCGCCGCGCTGCACGCCGCGATCAAGCAGGGCCTTGTCCTGGCGTGCCACGACGCGAGCGAAGGCGGCCTGGCCGTGGCGTTCGCCGAGATGGCGTTCGCCGGCGGCGTCGCCATCGAAGCTGACCTCGCTAGCGCGCCGCTCGCCGGCGAGTACGCCAACGACTACGACCGCATGGCGGCAGCGTTGTTCAGCGAGTCGAACACGCGCTTCGTCTGCGAAGTCGCCGAAGAAGACGCCGAACGTTTCATGGCCTGTCTCGTCGCCGTGCCGCACGCTCTGGTAGGCCGCACGTTCGACGAGAACGGCTTCCGCTTGAAGTGGAACGGCGTGCGCGTCGTCGAGTCGGGGCTGGCTTCGTTGAAGGAGGCGTGGCAGGCGCCGCTAAGGATGGCGTGA
- the typA gene encoding translational GTPase TypA, whose translation MSHPLRGQAALRNVAIIAHVDHGKTTLVDQLLYQSGQYREAELDKLAGGQHGLVFDSNDLERERGITIFSKNCAIGYESLAGDRYRINLIDTPGHADFGGEVERVLTMADGCLLLVDAFEGPMPQTRFVLQKALAQGLKPIVVINKIDRPDSRPDEVVTEVFDLLIDLGADDHMLDFPVVYASGKQGFASLTPEGRPADMRVILEKIIEEVPPPHGEPDEPTQMLVTTIDYSDYVGRIAVGRVIAGAVSDRQRVAVIDRDGGITKQEIAQLFTFDGLGKIKTDRVECGDLCAVVGLDPIGMGYTIAAAESPRPAYAVKIDEPTLHMLFRVNDGPFAGREGDHVTSRKIGERLERELRSDVALRVEPGDTMEQYRVAGRGLMHLGILIENLRREGFELCVGKPQVVTKYEDGKKLEPVELLVIDVPEEFENAVMSLVGDRRAQVLKMGKKSSTSSYTHLEFSIPSRSLIGLRSRLLAATQGNAIVHHTVLGYEPPRGAVNLRSNGVMLASEAGQATAYSMDALDDRGVFFVRPGDQVYEGQIVGENCKSDDIVVNVVKAKKLTNMRASGKDDNAQVRPPRDMSLEACLEYIDDDELVEITPTSIRMRKVMLKEADRRRESRRSASASLV comes from the coding sequence ATGTCCCACCCCCTCCGCGGCCAGGCCGCCCTGCGTAACGTCGCGATCATTGCCCACGTTGACCACGGCAAGACAACGCTCGTTGACCAACTGCTCTACCAATCGGGCCAGTACCGCGAGGCCGAGCTCGACAAGCTCGCCGGCGGGCAGCACGGGCTGGTGTTCGACTCCAACGACTTGGAGCGCGAGCGGGGCATCACCATCTTCAGCAAGAACTGTGCGATTGGATACGAGTCGCTTGCCGGCGACCGCTACCGCATCAACCTGATCGACACGCCGGGCCACGCCGACTTCGGCGGTGAGGTCGAGCGCGTCCTCACGATGGCCGACGGGTGCCTGCTGCTGGTGGACGCCTTCGAGGGCCCGATGCCGCAGACGCGGTTCGTGCTCCAGAAGGCGCTCGCCCAGGGGCTCAAGCCGATCGTCGTGATCAACAAGATCGACCGTCCCGACTCACGCCCCGACGAGGTCGTGACGGAGGTCTTCGACCTCTTGATCGACCTCGGCGCCGACGACCATATGCTCGACTTCCCCGTCGTCTACGCGTCGGGCAAGCAAGGGTTTGCCTCGCTGACGCCTGAAGGACGCCCCGCCGACATGCGGGTGATCCTCGAGAAGATCATCGAAGAGGTGCCGCCGCCGCACGGCGAGCCGGACGAGCCGACGCAGATGCTCGTCACAACGATCGATTACTCCGACTATGTCGGCCGCATCGCCGTGGGCCGCGTCATCGCCGGCGCTGTGTCCGACCGGCAACGTGTGGCCGTGATCGACCGCGACGGCGGGATCACCAAGCAAGAGATCGCCCAACTCTTCACGTTCGACGGGCTCGGCAAGATCAAGACCGACCGCGTCGAGTGCGGCGACCTCTGTGCGGTGGTCGGGCTCGACCCGATCGGCATGGGCTACACGATTGCCGCCGCCGAATCGCCCCGGCCCGCTTATGCGGTGAAGATCGACGAGCCGACTCTCCACATGCTGTTCCGCGTCAACGACGGGCCCTTCGCCGGTCGCGAAGGGGACCACGTCACCAGCCGCAAGATCGGCGAGCGACTCGAGCGCGAACTGCGCAGCGATGTCGCTCTCCGCGTCGAACCCGGTGACACGATGGAGCAGTACCGCGTCGCCGGCCGTGGCCTGATGCACCTGGGCATCCTGATCGAAAACCTCCGTCGCGAAGGCTTCGAGCTCTGCGTCGGCAAGCCGCAGGTAGTGACCAAGTACGAAGACGGCAAGAAGCTCGAGCCGGTCGAGCTGCTGGTGATCGACGTGCCGGAAGAGTTCGAGAATGCGGTGATGTCGCTGGTGGGCGACCGCCGGGCGCAGGTGCTCAAGATGGGCAAGAAGTCCTCGACCAGCTCGTACACTCACCTGGAGTTCTCGATCCCGTCGCGGTCGCTGATCGGCCTGCGGTCGCGCCTGTTGGCGGCGACACAGGGCAACGCCATCGTCCACCACACGGTCCTCGGCTACGAGCCCCCGCGTGGCGCCGTGAACCTGCGTTCCAACGGCGTGATGCTCGCCAGCGAAGCGGGGCAAGCGACCGCTTACTCGATGGACGCCCTCGACGACCGCGGCGTCTTCTTCGTTCGCCCGGGCGATCAGGTCTACGAGGGCCAGATCGTCGGCGAGAACTGCAAGTCGGACGACATCGTCGTGAACGTCGTGAAGGCCAAGAAGCTCACCAACATGCGGGCCTCCGGCAAGGACGACAACGCCCAGGTCCGCCCGCCGCGCGACATGTCGCTCGAGGCTTGCCTGGAGTACATCGACGACGACGAGTTGGTCGAAATCACCCCGACGAGCATCCGGATGCGGAAGGTGATGCTTAAGGAGGCCGACCGCCGCCGCGAAAGCCGCCGGTCTGCGAGCGCGTCGCTGGTGTAG
- a CDS encoding nucleoporin, whose product MKKTAAFRFLSATLAVLLALNTAAAGRWLRSCWTPPVGAFCDPCFVAPVDESCCEPMPCETAVSSSFAPNGDCGCGGEVIGSAPTTVHGEPTPALAEPEEQPAPQPFSGGFRSDTPAPAPIPNEPPSEDWSTGVEEPAAAEEPVAEEPVFEEPVPAEEPAVDLFNDPTPVVEEPAAQPEMTEPEVTEPADDLFGAPAEEPAVEEPADDLFGDEPMAEEPATEQPENELFDRPAEIIEEEPAVEEPADDLFGAPAEEPANEAPADDLFGEPAEEPAAQEAPADDLFGEEPMVDEPAVEEPADDLFGEDPAAEEPANDLFGEEPAADEPAEDLFGEEPMADEPATEESLDDLFGTPADEPAADEPAGDDLFGEEPMADEPAEDDLFGEEPAADEAPAEDAEDDLFGGFGEEEEEEAAPADETPAVDAAPADEEVEDDLFGGLGAVLREPGGVDSAKDRTWVDNSGRFSTVGRLIAIDGNAIRLAKQGGGVASVPLSRLSQVDLEFVSRQALAQDQVRELTIARGGKPSSDSPKQAKSKDANTLLRTAQL is encoded by the coding sequence ATGAAGAAGACCGCCGCCTTCCGCTTTCTCTCGGCCACGCTCGCCGTCCTCCTGGCTCTGAACACGGCCGCCGCCGGCCGCTGGTTGCGGTCCTGCTGGACTCCTCCGGTTGGGGCCTTCTGCGACCCGTGTTTCGTCGCGCCGGTCGACGAGTCGTGCTGTGAGCCGATGCCCTGCGAGACGGCAGTCTCGTCGAGCTTCGCCCCGAATGGCGATTGTGGCTGCGGCGGCGAGGTGATCGGGTCGGCCCCGACAACGGTTCACGGAGAACCGACCCCAGCACTCGCCGAGCCCGAAGAACAACCGGCGCCGCAACCGTTCAGCGGCGGTTTCCGCAGCGACACACCCGCCCCGGCGCCGATCCCGAACGAACCGCCCAGCGAAGACTGGAGCACCGGCGTCGAAGAGCCCGCGGCTGCCGAGGAACCGGTCGCCGAAGAACCCGTCTTCGAGGAGCCGGTCCCCGCCGAGGAGCCCGCCGTAGACCTTTTCAACGACCCGACCCCCGTGGTCGAAGAGCCGGCGGCCCAACCCGAGATGACCGAGCCCGAGGTAACCGAGCCCGCGGACGACCTGTTCGGCGCGCCGGCGGAAGAACCCGCTGTCGAAGAGCCCGCCGACGATTTGTTCGGTGACGAGCCGATGGCCGAGGAGCCGGCGACGGAGCAGCCGGAAAACGAACTGTTCGACCGTCCCGCAGAAATTATCGAAGAAGAGCCCGCGGTTGAGGAGCCTGCCGACGACCTGTTCGGCGCGCCTGCGGAAGAACCCGCTAATGAAGCGCCCGCGGATGATTTGTTCGGCGAGCCGGCCGAAGAGCCCGCCGCCCAAGAAGCCCCTGCCGACGACCTGTTTGGCGAAGAGCCGATGGTCGACGAGCCTGCCGTCGAGGAGCCCGCCGACGACCTGTTCGGTGAAGACCCCGCCGCTGAAGAACCGGCCAACGACTTGTTCGGCGAAGAACCCGCTGCCGACGAGCCGGCTGAAGACCTCTTCGGCGAGGAGCCGATGGCCGACGAGCCCGCAACGGAAGAGTCGCTCGACGACTTGTTCGGCACCCCGGCGGATGAGCCGGCTGCTGACGAGCCTGCCGGCGATGACTTGTTCGGCGAAGAGCCGATGGCGGACGAGCCTGCTGAAGACGATCTGTTTGGCGAAGAGCCCGCTGCCGACGAAGCTCCCGCGGAGGACGCCGAGGACGACTTGTTCGGCGGCTTCGGTGAAGAAGAAGAGGAAGAAGCGGCGCCCGCCGATGAGACGCCCGCTGTGGATGCGGCTCCTGCTGATGAGGAGGTTGAAGACGACCTGTTCGGCGGCCTCGGCGCGGTTCTCCGCGAGCCGGGCGGCGTCGATAGCGCGAAAGACCGCACTTGGGTCGATAACTCGGGCCGCTTCTCCACCGTCGGCCGCCTGATCGCGATCGACGGCAACGCCATCCGTCTCGCCAAGCAAGGGGGCGGCGTCGCCTCGGTGCCGCTGTCGCGTCTGAGCCAAGTGGACCTGGAGTTCGTCAGCCGTCAGGCCCTGGCGCAAGACCAAGTCCGCGAGCTTACGATCGCCCGCGGCGGCAAGCCTTCGAGCGACTCGCCGAAGCAAGCGAAGTCGAAGGACGCGAACACACTGCTCCGCACGGCGCAGCTGTAA
- a CDS encoding prephenate dehydrogenase, with the protein MSAPIRRPYRRAVVIGVGLIGGSVALALRERQMARRVIGVVRSAERVQRVLDCGVVEEATADLESACAGADLVVVCTPVGLIAASALEAAQHAAPGALVTDGGSTKAAIVRYVAARWPTDAEGLAFVGAHPLAGDTRTGPESARADLFEGAVTVITPSPDAPERAVRAARRLWEGLGSKVVEMTPERHDELLALSSHVPHVAAAAVAATTPEEALPLTASGWADTTRVAAGSPPLWRDILLANPQPIAGALRRLGQELEAYAAALEAGDGDTIERLLEEGRRKRDALGS; encoded by the coding sequence ATGTCGGCGCCAATTCGACGCCCCTATCGACGTGCCGTTGTGATCGGCGTCGGCCTGATCGGGGGTTCGGTTGCGCTGGCGCTGCGGGAGCGGCAGATGGCCAGGCGGGTGATCGGCGTGGTGCGTTCCGCCGAACGCGTCCAGCGGGTGCTCGACTGCGGCGTCGTCGAAGAGGCGACCGCCGACCTGGAATCCGCTTGTGCGGGGGCCGACCTCGTGGTCGTCTGCACGCCGGTGGGGCTGATCGCCGCTTCGGCTCTGGAAGCGGCCCAGCACGCCGCGCCGGGGGCCCTGGTGACCGACGGCGGCAGCACCAAGGCGGCGATCGTCCGTTACGTCGCGGCCCGCTGGCCGACCGACGCCGAGGGCCTGGCGTTCGTCGGGGCCCACCCGCTGGCGGGCGACACCCGCACCGGCCCCGAGTCGGCCCGGGCCGACCTCTTCGAGGGGGCGGTGACGGTCATCACCCCCTCACCAGACGCCCCTGAGAGGGCCGTACGGGCCGCTAGGCGGCTCTGGGAAGGGCTCGGGTCCAAAGTTGTGGAGATGACGCCCGAACGCCATGACGAGCTCCTGGCGCTCTCCAGCCACGTCCCCCACGTCGCCGCCGCCGCCGTCGCGGCGACCACGCCCGAAGAGGCCCTGCCGCTCACCGCGTCGGGCTGGGCCGACACGACGCGGGTTGCCGCGGGGTCGCCCCCCTTGTGGCGCGATATCCTGCTGGCGAACCCGCAGCCGATCGCCGGCGCCTTGCGTCGACTGGGGCAAGAACTAGAAGCTTACGCCGCCGCGCTCGAAGCCGGCGATGGAGACACCATCGAGCGACTGCTCGAAGAAGGGAGACGCAAACGGGATGCTCTGGGAAGTTGA
- a CDS encoding DUF1573 domain-containing protein, whose translation MSRYAPGFAAFLLLLASAPTLAQDWARKMFDEMDHDFGVVARGSDTVFKFPVKNLYKDDVVLESVRSSCGCTSADLEHPIIKSHETGYIVAKFNTRTFTGVHSATLTVQISKPYPAQVQVRVHGNIRGDVVFEPGSIEFGQVDQGTAQEQKITVSYAGRSGWNVDDVRSSSDYLEAELVQRERNGGRVIYDLVTRLRESAPAGYLKTQLILVTNDASNPRIPLEVSADVRPELTVAPDTIVLGDVQQGDSVTKKLMVRGKRPFKIVQVTCEEDCLTFEKSDAANDKQIVTVNFTAKGEPRRVKSTVTFVTDLGETFTASCDVYATITAPPATAADQGGTTADASASTTASVN comes from the coding sequence ATGTCTCGCTACGCCCCCGGCTTCGCCGCCTTCCTACTGCTCCTGGCCTCCGCGCCGACCCTGGCCCAGGACTGGGCCCGGAAGATGTTCGACGAGATGGACCACGACTTCGGCGTCGTCGCCCGCGGGTCGGACACCGTCTTCAAGTTCCCGGTCAAGAACCTCTACAAGGACGACGTCGTCCTGGAGAGCGTCCGCTCCAGCTGCGGCTGCACCTCGGCGGACCTCGAGCACCCGATCATCAAGTCGCACGAGACCGGTTATATCGTCGCCAAGTTCAACACCCGCACCTTTACAGGGGTCCACAGCGCGACGCTGACGGTGCAGATCAGCAAGCCCTACCCCGCTCAGGTCCAGGTCCGTGTCCACGGCAACATCCGCGGCGACGTGGTCTTCGAGCCCGGCTCGATCGAGTTCGGCCAGGTCGATCAGGGGACGGCTCAAGAGCAAAAGATCACTGTCAGCTACGCCGGCCGCAGCGGCTGGAACGTCGATGACGTCCGCTCTTCAAGCGATTACCTCGAAGCCGAGCTCGTGCAGCGCGAGCGTAACGGCGGCCGTGTGATTTACGACTTGGTGACCCGCCTGCGTGAGTCCGCGCCGGCCGGCTACTTGAAGACGCAGCTGATCCTCGTCACCAACGACGCGTCGAACCCGCGGATCCCGCTGGAGGTTTCGGCAGACGTACGCCCCGAGCTGACCGTCGCGCCGGACACGATCGTGCTGGGCGACGTGCAGCAGGGCGACAGCGTCACGAAGAAGCTCATGGTCCGCGGCAAGCGGCCGTTCAAGATCGTCCAGGTGACCTGCGAAGAAGACTGCCTGACGTTCGAGAAGAGCGACGCCGCCAATGATAAGCAGATCGTGACGGTCAACTTCACCGCCAAGGGTGAGCCGCGCCGCGTCAAATCGACGGTCACGTTCGTCACTGACCTCGGCGAGACGTTCACCGCCAGCTGCGACGTGTACGCCACGATCACCGCCCCGCCGGCGACCGCCGCCGACCAAGGCGGCACCACGGCTGACGCGTCTGCTAGCACGACCGCGTCGGTGAATTGA
- the hemG gene encoding protoporphyrinogen oxidase, producing the protein MPPTTQSPPRVAVLGGGITGLAAALRLEEAGADWTLFEAAPRLGGVIQTVERDGYRIERSADNFLTREPWATDLCRRVGIESELLPTDPARRRALVVNRGRIRRVPEGFVLMAPQKAWPILTSPILSLAGKARLMVEPFIATRRDVADESIAAFSRRRLGREAFERLVQPLVAGIYTADPERLSMAATMPQFVEQEQRHGSLAKAALRRETPSERGESGARYGLFMAPRNGMQQLIDAVTARLPSERVRTGYAIERVERAGDAWRLFGAADEALGEFDEFLITLPAPAAAKLLRPVDETLGAALAEIEYAGCSVVGMGVAEEQITRPIDGFGFVVPTVEGRRVIAASFTSYKFPGRAPKGKAIVRVFIGGALQPHLADFDDAELVTIACEELADLVGLRGEPEFTTVARWPQRMPQYHVGHLDRVAAIEQAAQRVGVELAGAAYRGVGIPQCVRSGEQAAERVIARITASKTSHHD; encoded by the coding sequence GTGCCCCCCACGACCCAATCACCGCCACGCGTCGCCGTCCTCGGCGGCGGCATCACGGGGCTCGCCGCTGCGTTGCGGCTCGAAGAAGCCGGCGCTGACTGGACGCTCTTCGAAGCGGCCCCGCGCCTGGGCGGCGTCATCCAAACGGTCGAACGTGACGGCTACCGCATCGAGCGCAGCGCCGACAACTTCCTGACGCGCGAGCCCTGGGCGACCGACCTCTGCCGCCGCGTCGGCATCGAGTCCGAGCTGCTGCCCACCGATCCCGCCCGACGCCGGGCGCTCGTCGTCAACCGCGGGCGCATCCGCCGCGTGCCCGAGGGCTTTGTCCTCATGGCGCCGCAGAAGGCTTGGCCAATCCTGACGTCGCCGATCCTCAGCCTCGCCGGCAAGGCCCGGCTGATGGTCGAGCCGTTCATCGCCACACGGCGCGACGTCGCCGACGAGAGCATTGCGGCGTTTTCACGAAGACGATTGGGTCGGGAGGCCTTCGAACGACTCGTGCAGCCGCTCGTGGCCGGCATCTACACGGCCGACCCTGAACGCCTCAGCATGGCGGCGACGATGCCGCAGTTCGTCGAGCAAGAGCAGCGTCACGGCAGTCTCGCTAAAGCGGCGCTGCGACGCGAGACGCCAAGCGAACGCGGCGAGAGCGGCGCGCGCTACGGCCTGTTCATGGCGCCACGCAACGGCATGCAGCAACTCATCGACGCCGTCACTGCACGACTCCCTTCCGAGCGTGTCCGCACCGGCTACGCCATCGAACGCGTCGAGCGAGCGGGCGACGCCTGGCGGCTCTTCGGAGCCGCGGACGAAGCGCTCGGCGAGTTCGATGAGTTCCTCATCACACTCCCCGCGCCCGCCGCGGCGAAGCTGCTGCGACCGGTTGACGAGACGCTCGGCGCCGCGCTCGCTGAGATCGAGTACGCCGGCTGCTCGGTCGTCGGCATGGGCGTCGCCGAGGAACAGATCACCCGGCCGATCGACGGCTTCGGCTTCGTCGTGCCGACGGTCGAAGGACGGCGCGTCATCGCCGCCAGTTTCACCAGCTACAAGTTCCCCGGCCGCGCGCCCAAGGGAAAGGCCATCGTCCGCGTCTTCATCGGCGGAGCGCTCCAGCCGCACCTCGCCGACTTCGACGACGCGGAACTCGTCACGATCGCCTGCGAAGAACTCGCCGACCTCGTCGGACTCCGCGGCGAGCCCGAGTTCACCACCGTCGCCCGCTGGCCGCAGCGGATGCCGCAGTACCACGTCGGCCACCTCGACCGTGTCGCGGCGATCGAGCAAGCGGCCCAGCGCGTCGGCGTCGAGCTAGCCGGCGCCGCCTATCGCGGCGTGGGCATCCCGCAGTGCGTGCGCTCGGGAGAGCAAGCGGCGGAACGCGTTATCGCACGGATAACAGCAAGCAAGACATCCCATCACGATTGA
- a CDS encoding outer membrane beta-barrel protein, translating into MTRLALGGVLAALWCALAGIAFAQPPTPTPVAPTPVAMASKGPLFSPPTAADGTIGCDTAVPQFIAPPGAEGMPPGPGPWQEGGGRPWLLQHLSLRHSSTHGRAMGPGEPLRGTSWNNRPVSFSLDGGALFMASRPADNVRANNDLFGALGVGWDFDHYWGAQLRVGWATPDLVNTLHTDMASQDNLFITDLSLLYYPWGDSRLRPYYRFGVGLTSVKYINDNALTINSSMYTLPLGVGLKYLIHPKLAWRLELMDNIAIGQNETNTLNNFTLTTGFEWKLGGPPSSYWAWEPRGGAW; encoded by the coding sequence GTGACGCGCCTCGCCTTGGGGGGTGTGCTAGCGGCCCTATGGTGCGCGCTCGCTGGTATCGCGTTCGCACAACCGCCGACGCCCACGCCCGTCGCACCGACGCCGGTGGCGATGGCCTCCAAAGGCCCGCTCTTCAGCCCACCGACGGCGGCCGACGGCACGATCGGCTGCGACACAGCCGTGCCGCAATTCATCGCCCCGCCCGGCGCCGAAGGGATGCCTCCCGGTCCCGGCCCCTGGCAGGAAGGTGGCGGCCGACCCTGGCTGCTGCAGCACCTCTCCCTGCGCCACAGCTCGACCCACGGCCGCGCGATGGGACCTGGCGAGCCGCTCCGCGGCACCAGTTGGAACAACCGGCCCGTCTCCTTCTCGCTGGACGGCGGCGCGCTATTCATGGCGAGCCGCCCCGCAGACAACGTGCGCGCGAACAACGACCTCTTCGGCGCGTTGGGCGTCGGTTGGGACTTCGACCACTACTGGGGCGCGCAGCTGCGCGTCGGCTGGGCGACGCCCGACCTGGTCAACACGCTCCACACCGACATGGCGTCGCAGGACAACCTCTTCATCACCGACCTCAGCCTGCTGTACTACCCGTGGGGCGACTCGCGTCTGCGGCCGTACTACCGGTTCGGCGTCGGTCTGACCAGCGTTAAGTATATCAATGACAACGCCCTGACGATCAACTCGTCGATGTACACGCTGCCGCTGGGCGTCGGTCTCAAGTACCTGATCCACCCCAAGCTGGCGTGGCGGTTGGAGCTGATGGACAACATCGCCATCGGGCAGAACGAAACCAATACGCTCAACAACTTCACGCTGACGACCGGCTTCGAGTGGAAGCTCGGCGGCCCACCGTCGAGCTACTGGGCCTGGGAGCCACGGGGCGGGGCTTGGTAG